A portion of the Corynebacterium rouxii genome contains these proteins:
- a CDS encoding ABC transporter substrate-binding protein — protein sequence MKKCGFASLAALATVGLLSGCVGAPESNKSTEAAGDYQPVTVTNCGVETTFTAVPQHAVTTNQGATEMMLGLGLEDKMVGTAYLDDHVTPSLQKAFDKIPVLSDQSYPSKEKFFEVDPDFAYSAYASAFTEKNLGSREQLKASGVNTRIIPYGCPEKKDRPSGASMDPVWEEAMTIAKIFNITDHGEKVVQEQKDRFAALEKKAPAKGKKFVWYDSGDKDPYIGAGEGGPQMIINVLGGKNIFESEKGNWAHLSWESVIEADPDFIVVADPTWDTAAKKIDYMKNDPVLSQLRAVKNDAFLKVKFSESTPGLSLINGAENLADQLAKLN from the coding sequence ATGAAAAAGTGTGGGTTTGCCAGCTTGGCAGCGCTTGCAACTGTAGGACTACTATCGGGCTGCGTCGGCGCACCAGAGTCGAACAAATCGACAGAGGCTGCCGGCGACTACCAGCCAGTCACCGTGACCAACTGTGGCGTGGAAACCACCTTCACCGCTGTGCCGCAGCACGCTGTGACCACCAACCAAGGCGCAACAGAGATGATGCTGGGCCTCGGCCTGGAAGACAAGATGGTGGGCACCGCCTACCTAGATGACCATGTCACCCCTTCGCTGCAAAAAGCTTTTGACAAGATTCCTGTACTTTCCGATCAGAGCTACCCCTCCAAGGAGAAGTTTTTCGAGGTAGATCCTGATTTTGCTTACTCTGCTTATGCTTCTGCGTTTACGGAGAAGAATCTGGGTAGCCGTGAGCAGTTGAAGGCAAGTGGCGTGAATACGCGCATTATTCCTTATGGCTGCCCAGAGAAGAAGGATCGGCCTAGTGGCGCAAGCATGGATCCGGTGTGGGAAGAGGCGATGACTATTGCCAAGATCTTTAACATCACCGATCATGGCGAGAAGGTTGTTCAGGAGCAAAAGGATCGTTTTGCGGCTCTTGAGAAGAAGGCTCCCGCGAAGGGTAAGAAGTTTGTGTGGTACGACTCCGGCGATAAGGATCCTTACATTGGTGCTGGTGAGGGCGGCCCACAGATGATTATTAATGTGCTGGGCGGCAAGAATATTTTTGAGTCCGAGAAGGGTAACTGGGCTCATTTGTCGTGGGAGTCTGTGATTGAGGCTGATCCGGATTTCATTGTGGTGGCTGATCCTACGTGGGATACCGCTGCGAAGAAGATTGATTATATGAAGAATGATCCGGTGTTGAGCCAATTGCGCGCGGTGAAGAATGATGCGTTTTTGAAGGTGAAGTTCTCGGAGTCGACGCCTGGTTTGTCGTTGATTAATGGTGCCGAGAATTTGGCTGATCAGTTGGCTAAGTTGAACTAG
- a CDS encoding FecCD family ABC transporter permease, with protein sequence MLVQRKSRAVVLGVALCVLTVVLALVALHVGAASIPVEQSLSVIGRRLGLIDGSYVTVFEDQVVWQLRLPRVLGALAVGCCLAICGVVLQALTSNELADPYLLGISSGASVGAVTVIVFGVSLPAVALYAAIPTATFVGAIAATVIVLVLARGKSGYLPPGRTILAGVAVAQLCGAYTSLAILMFGERGTANTVLSWTLGSLAGIRWPQVALLAAVTVVALVVMLGASRILDAFSFGEDAAATLGINVNRARWLLLIATSLITACTVAIAGPIGFVGLTVPHVVRLIVGPRHATLLPLSALTGAFLMVGADTLARTLRENTEIPIGVVTAVVGAPLLIYLLRRQAAQS encoded by the coding sequence ATGTTGGTGCAGCGTAAGAGCCGTGCGGTTGTGCTCGGTGTGGCTTTGTGTGTGCTGACGGTGGTGTTGGCGCTGGTGGCGTTGCATGTGGGGGCGGCGTCGATTCCGGTGGAGCAGTCGTTGTCGGTGATTGGCCGCAGGCTTGGGCTTATCGACGGCTCCTACGTCACTGTTTTTGAGGATCAGGTGGTGTGGCAGCTGCGGTTGCCTCGTGTGCTGGGTGCGCTTGCTGTGGGTTGCTGCTTAGCTATCTGCGGTGTGGTGCTTCAGGCGTTGACGAGCAATGAGTTGGCGGATCCGTATTTGCTGGGTATTTCTTCGGGTGCTTCGGTGGGTGCGGTGACGGTCATTGTGTTTGGGGTGTCGCTTCCCGCGGTGGCGTTGTATGCAGCGATTCCCACGGCAACGTTTGTGGGTGCGATTGCTGCGACTGTGATCGTACTAGTGTTGGCTCGAGGCAAGTCGGGCTATTTGCCACCAGGTCGCACGATTTTGGCTGGTGTGGCGGTTGCGCAGTTGTGTGGTGCTTATACGTCGTTGGCGATTTTGATGTTTGGTGAGCGTGGCACTGCTAATACGGTGTTGTCGTGGACGTTGGGGTCGTTGGCGGGTATCCGCTGGCCGCAGGTAGCGTTGTTGGCTGCGGTGACTGTGGTTGCGTTGGTGGTGATGCTGGGGGCGTCGAGAATCCTCGATGCGTTCTCCTTTGGTGAAGACGCTGCCGCTACCTTGGGCATTAATGTCAATCGCGCGCGGTGGCTGCTGCTTATTGCTACCTCGTTGATTACCGCATGCACGGTGGCTATTGCCGGCCCGATTGGTTTTGTAGGTTTGACGGTTCCGCATGTGGTGCGCCTGATCGTAGGGCCGCGTCATGCTACATTGTTGCCGCTTAGTGCGCTTACTGGCGCGTTTTTGATGGTGGGTGCTGATACGTTGGCACGCACGTTGCGGGAAAATACAGAGATTCCTATTGGCGTGGTCACTGCTGTGGTGGGTGCCCCGTTGCTGATTTATTTGCTTCGACGTCAGGCGGCGCAGTCATGA
- a CDS encoding ABC transporter ATP-binding protein, producing the protein MISFSNAEWVTDGGERIVHPTSLELPSHGLTAIIGPNGAGKTSLLRMAAGIVRPSAGEVMFQGRALGSIPARERAQQIALMEQQPATQLDLSVRDVVELGRIPFRSSWSFGQAADDRMIVESVMQRVSVDTLADRRWLTLSGGERQRVQLARALAQQPSLLLLDEPINHLDIAHQIAFLELVQSLDICTTAVMHDLDLVAAFCDYVVVVADGRVVVHGDIDSTLTEELIRDVFNVKASVSNTDRRRVTWHFDH; encoded by the coding sequence ATGATTTCTTTTAGTAACGCTGAGTGGGTCACTGATGGTGGCGAGCGCATTGTTCATCCCACGTCATTAGAGTTGCCGAGCCATGGGCTCACGGCGATCATTGGCCCGAATGGTGCTGGTAAGACGTCATTGCTGCGTATGGCGGCGGGCATTGTGCGGCCGTCGGCAGGCGAGGTGATGTTCCAGGGCCGTGCGTTGGGTTCGATCCCGGCGCGGGAGCGGGCGCAGCAGATTGCGCTTATGGAGCAGCAGCCGGCAACGCAGCTTGATTTGTCGGTGCGCGATGTGGTGGAGCTGGGCCGGATTCCGTTTCGTAGTTCGTGGTCGTTTGGCCAGGCGGCTGATGATCGCATGATTGTGGAGTCGGTGATGCAGCGGGTGAGCGTGGACACGCTTGCCGACCGCCGCTGGCTCACGCTTTCCGGTGGTGAGCGTCAACGCGTTCAGCTCGCCCGCGCACTGGCACAGCAGCCTTCCCTTTTGCTTCTCGACGAACCCATCAACCACCTCGACATCGCACACCAGATTGCGTTCCTTGAGCTCGTGCAATCCCTTGACATCTGCACTACAGCCGTCATGCACGATCTTGATCTGGTGGCTGCCTTCTGCGACTACGTTGTGGTGGTGGCAGATGGACGCGTGGTCGTCCACGGGGACATTGACTCCACGTTGACCGAAGAGCTCATTCGTGACGTCTTCAATGTGAAAGCGTCCGTGAGCAACACCGACCGCAGGCGGGTGACCTGGCACTT